The following coding sequences lie in one Candidatus Methylomirabilota bacterium genomic window:
- a CDS encoding NUDIX hydrolase: MSREYPDHPRVGVGAVVLHKGRVLLVRRGGQPSAGKWSLPGGLVELGETTTDAVRRELTEECGLTIHVVGVAGVVDRIVRDAGGRVRYHYVLVDYFAYADSDRVSAGSDAAECRWVEVERVEELDVTEGLADMIRRAVAVAARKDS; encoded by the coding sequence GTGAGCCGCGAGTACCCCGATCACCCCCGGGTCGGCGTCGGCGCCGTCGTGCTCCACAAGGGGCGCGTCCTGCTCGTCCGGCGCGGGGGCCAGCCATCGGCGGGCAAGTGGAGCCTGCCGGGCGGCCTGGTGGAGCTGGGCGAGACCACGACCGACGCGGTCCGGCGCGAGCTGACCGAGGAGTGCGGTCTGACGATCCACGTCGTCGGCGTCGCCGGCGTGGTGGACCGCATCGTGCGCGACGCCGGGGGCCGCGTCAGGTACCATTACGTGCTCGTGGACTACTTTGCCTACGCCGATTCCGATCGGGTCTCGGCCGGCAGCGATGCCGCCGAGTGCCGCTGGGTAGAGGTGGAGCGCGTGGAGGAGCTCGACGTGACGGAGGGGCTCGCCGACATGATCCGCCGCGCCGTCGCCGTTGCCGCGCGAAAGGATTCGTGA
- a CDS encoding thioesterase family protein, translating to MIATTKIRVRYGDTDCMRVVYYGNYLTYFEVGRVEYLRQQGMSIADINEKIHMPVVEALARFVKPARLDDLLDVHCWVSERKRASFRFGYEVRDAAGTTVATGYTLHACWDPATSKMIALPPWLQQMMPVVPEGPGGRV from the coding sequence ATGATCGCGACCACCAAGATCCGGGTCCGCTACGGGGACACCGACTGCATGAGGGTCGTGTACTACGGAAACTATCTCACCTACTTCGAGGTGGGCCGCGTCGAGTACCTCCGCCAGCAGGGCATGTCGATCGCCGACATCAACGAGAAGATCCACATGCCCGTGGTGGAGGCGCTCGCGCGCTTCGTCAAGCCGGCGCGGCTCGACGACCTGCTGGACGTGCACTGCTGGGTGAGCGAGCGCAAGCGGGCCTCCTTCCGCTTCGGCTACGAGGTCCGCGATGCGGCGGGGACGACGGTGGCCACGGGATATACGCTCCACGCCTGCTGGGATCCGGCCACCAGCAAGATGATCGCGCTGCCCCCCTGGCTCCAGCAGATGATGCCGGTCGTGCCCGAGGGGCCGGGGGGCCGTGTATAA
- a CDS encoding ATP-binding cassette domain-containing protein translates to MIEVQNLTKRYGPITAIRDVSFSVAPGEIIGFLGPNGAGKTTTMRILACFMPASGGSARVAGYDVFSESMEVRRRIGYLPESVPLYPELRVADYLDFVAEVKGVGRSERKRRVAEVLERCLITDVQSRLIGKLSKGYRQRVGLAQAIINDPHVLVLDEPTIGLDPKQITEIRALIKSLAGEHTVILSTHILPEVAMVCSGVIIINKGSIVAQGPIDRLVEEFFPSARVEVEIAGPKEAVRVALSSIPGVTAVSDGSTGATASFVVESARDRDVRAEIFQLAAAQKWSLLELKRVGMTLEEVFIRIVAGEEAVAPEEAAAVAGEGAA, encoded by the coding sequence ATGATCGAAGTCCAGAACCTCACCAAACGTTACGGCCCTATCACGGCGATCCGCGACGTGTCGTTCAGCGTCGCCCCCGGTGAGATCATCGGCTTTCTCGGCCCCAACGGTGCCGGGAAGACGACCACGATGCGGATCCTGGCCTGCTTCATGCCGGCCTCGGGCGGCTCGGCGCGGGTGGCGGGGTACGACGTCTTCAGCGAGTCGATGGAGGTCCGGCGCCGGATCGGCTACCTCCCCGAGAGCGTGCCGCTCTACCCGGAATTACGGGTGGCGGACTATCTCGATTTCGTCGCCGAGGTCAAGGGCGTCGGGCGCTCCGAGCGCAAGCGACGGGTGGCCGAGGTGCTGGAGCGGTGCCTGATCACCGACGTCCAGAGCCGGCTGATCGGCAAGCTCTCCAAGGGCTACCGCCAGCGCGTGGGCCTGGCCCAGGCCATCATCAACGACCCCCACGTGCTCGTCCTCGACGAGCCCACCATCGGCCTCGACCCCAAGCAGATCACCGAGATCCGCGCGCTCATCAAGTCGCTCGCGGGCGAGCACACCGTGATCCTGTCGACGCACATCCTGCCCGAGGTCGCGATGGTGTGCAGCGGCGTCATCATCATCAACAAGGGATCGATCGTGGCGCAGGGACCGATCGACCGGCTCGTCGAGGAGTTCTTCCCGAGCGCGCGCGTCGAGGTCGAGATCGCGGGGCCGAAGGAAGCCGTGCGGGTGGCGCTCTCGTCGATCCCCGGCGTGACCGCGGTCTCCGATGGCTCGACCGGTGCTACGGCGAGCTTCGTCGTGGAATCAGCTCGTGATCGCGACGTCCGCGCGGAGATCTTCCAGCTCGCGGCGGCGCAGAAGTGGAGCCTCCTGGAGCTGAAGCGGGTCGGCATGACGCTCGAGGAAGTG
- a CDS encoding PHP domain-containing protein yields MTAGRVDLHTHTTASDGTLTPRELVRKAVEHGVQVLAITDHDSTDALAEALDEAAQHPPLTIVPGLEINCDIEGAEIHVLGYFVEHQAPWFQEFLREQRAERVARIHRIAERLTELGLPIDPDEVFALVKEGSPGRPHVAQVMVKRGYVKSVREAFDRYLKLDGPASVPRRRLTPADAVAVIRKARGIPVFAHPGLADRDALIPDLVGAGLMGIEAYYAEHSAAQRSAYLELCRRLDLVATGGSDYHGPQSGRANPPGTPAVPWPAWEQLRERAERAKRSP; encoded by the coding sequence ATGACGGCCGGGCGCGTCGACCTCCACACGCACACGACCGCCTCCGACGGAACGCTGACGCCGCGAGAGCTCGTGCGGAAAGCGGTGGAGCACGGCGTGCAGGTGCTGGCGATTACCGACCACGATTCCACTGACGCGCTGGCCGAGGCGCTGGACGAGGCCGCCCAGCACCCGCCGCTCACCATCGTGCCTGGCCTGGAGATCAACTGCGACATCGAGGGCGCCGAGATCCACGTCCTCGGCTACTTCGTCGAGCACCAGGCGCCCTGGTTCCAGGAGTTCCTGCGCGAGCAGCGCGCCGAGCGCGTGGCGCGCATCCATCGCATCGCCGAGCGCCTGACCGAGCTGGGCCTGCCCATCGATCCAGACGAAGTCTTCGCCCTCGTGAAGGAGGGCTCGCCCGGCCGGCCGCACGTGGCCCAGGTGATGGTCAAGCGCGGCTACGTGAAGTCTGTGCGCGAGGCGTTCGACAGATATCTGAAATTGGACGGGCCCGCCAGCGTGCCGCGCCGGCGCCTGACCCCCGCCGACGCGGTGGCGGTGATCCGGAAGGCTCGCGGCATTCCCGTATTCGCCCATCCCGGGCTCGCCGACCGCGACGCGCTCATCCCCGACCTCGTCGGGGCCGGGCTCATGGGCATCGAGGCCTACTACGCCGAGCACTCGGCCGCGCAGAGGTCGGCCTATCTCGAGCTGTGCCGCCGGCTCGATCTGGTCGCCACCGGCGGCTCCGACTATCACGGACCGCAGAGCGGCCGTGCGAATCCGCCGGGGACGCCGGCCGTGCCCTGGCCGGCGTGGGAGCAGCTGCGGGAGCGGGCCGAGCGGGCCAAGCGGAGCCCGTGA
- a CDS encoding MFS transporter, translating into MSILAHRPFIRATVTNFFFFASLNGFVLLPLYIDRLGGTEIEIGLVMGLYSAVGIVCQPLIGPWVDAAGRRPFMLLGVALVLASALIATFVSTVPWLALVRALQGLGFSAFFVANYSYVIDLVPVERRGWALGIYGISGMVSTALTPLVGEAIIRGFGFRPFFALCAALAVVAAVLVWPLREQARAEAPPVSGWEWARAGLADLAHRHMAVTVFFGLGTGTIFAFLPTFAESLGVTTLALFYTAYAGAAMGVRVFGGRLIDTSGRSAVIVPSMFVQVVATALLAMLGLVATQTSALPVLPVLALAGLMAGGAHGFLYPGLAALVADQAPEARRGAVVGVFSGVFLVGNAGGAFVFGYVTHALGYGRMWSLLTALLLGGAGLSLRLPAEGPRPLVRA; encoded by the coding sequence GTGTCTATTCTAGCGCACCGTCCCTTCATCAGGGCGACGGTGACCAACTTCTTCTTCTTCGCCAGCCTGAACGGGTTCGTGCTGCTGCCGCTCTACATCGACCGGCTCGGTGGCACCGAGATCGAGATCGGCCTCGTGATGGGCCTCTACAGCGCGGTGGGCATCGTCTGCCAGCCGCTCATCGGTCCCTGGGTCGACGCCGCCGGGCGGCGGCCCTTCATGCTGCTAGGCGTCGCCCTCGTCCTGGCCTCTGCGCTCATCGCCACCTTCGTCAGTACCGTCCCCTGGCTCGCCCTCGTCCGGGCGCTCCAGGGCCTGGGCTTTTCCGCTTTCTTCGTCGCCAACTACTCGTACGTGATCGACCTGGTCCCGGTGGAGCGCCGCGGCTGGGCGCTGGGCATCTACGGCATCTCCGGGATGGTGTCCACCGCGCTCACGCCGCTCGTCGGCGAAGCCATCATCCGCGGCTTCGGGTTCCGTCCCTTCTTCGCGTTGTGCGCGGCGCTGGCGGTGGTGGCGGCGGTGCTGGTCTGGCCGCTGCGCGAGCAGGCCCGCGCCGAGGCGCCGCCGGTGAGCGGCTGGGAGTGGGCCCGGGCCGGGTTGGCGGATCTCGCACACCGCCACATGGCCGTGACCGTCTTCTTCGGCCTGGGCACCGGCACCATCTTCGCGTTCCTGCCGACCTTCGCCGAGAGCCTGGGCGTGACGACGCTCGCCCTCTTCTACACGGCGTACGCGGGCGCGGCGATGGGCGTCCGCGTCTTCGGAGGTCGCCTCATCGATACGAGCGGCCGCAGCGCCGTGATCGTGCCGTCCATGTTCGTGCAGGTGGTGGCCACCGCGCTGCTGGCCATGCTCGGCCTCGTCGCCACGCAGACGAGCGCGCTGCCCGTGCTGCCGGTCCTGGCGCTGGCCGGGCTCATGGCGGGCGGCGCCCACGGCTTTCTCTACCCCGGCCTGGCCGCGCTGGTCGCCGATCAGGCGCCCGAGGCGCGCCGAGGGGCCGTGGTAGGCGTCTTCAGTGGCGTGTTTCTCGTCGGCAACGCGGGAGGCGCGTTCGTCTTCGGCTACGTGACGCACGCGCTCGGCTACGGGCGGATGTGGAGCCTCCTCACCGCGCTCCTCCTGGGCGGCGCCGGCCTCAGCCTGCGGCTCCCCGCCGAGGGGCCACGCCCGCTCGTCCGTGCTTGA
- a CDS encoding ABC transporter substrate-binding protein, translating to MESGSQGRTQRRAWPPAGPRCRLFAFVLAVVLIFATAFAEAEKNRAGALVVLASPFFYAHRTRLVELAAKQRLPTIYHQKEFVVGSGALMSYAANFHDLFRRAAGYVDRILKGAKPADLPVEQATKFELVINLKTAKALGLTIPLSLLLRADQVIR from the coding sequence GCCAGGGCCGTACGCAGCGTCGCGCGTGGCCGCCGGCCGGGCCGCGCTGCCGTCTGTTCGCGTTCGTTCTTGCCGTTGTCCTGATCTTCGCGACCGCGTTTGCCGAGGCGGAAAAGAATCGCGCTGGAGCCCTGGTCGTCTTGGCCTCACCATTCTTCTATGCGCACAGAACCCGCCTCGTGGAACTCGCGGCCAAGCAGCGGCTGCCGACGATCTACCACCAAAAGGAGTTCGTCGTGGGTTCCGGCGCCCTCATGTCCTATGCGGCAAACTTTCACGACCTGTTCCGGCGCGCCGCCGGCTATGTGGACAGGATCCTCAAGGGCGCCAAGCCCGCCGATCTGCCCGTCGAGCAGGCGACGAAGTTTGAGCTGGTCATCAACCTCAAGACCGCGAAGGCGCTCGGGCTGACGATCCCGCTATCGCTGCTACTGCGGGCCGATCAGGTGATACGGTGA
- a CDS encoding bifunctional nuclease family protein, whose amino-acid sequence MSTSGRIGMIALLTIALTGVTSRSGGARDSAELGTPKPNGPQEAEVLAVLADPRTQAPTVLLQGKRDKRTLIMTIGLAEATGIALPLQGVTPPRPLTHDLFLALFARLKVTVNRVVINDLRDDIYYATIHLTSAAGEMVLDSRPSDAIALAIRAGAPVLVEDRVFDKAGTLQAPRRPHI is encoded by the coding sequence ATGAGCACGAGTGGCCGCATCGGGATGATCGCGCTGTTGACCATCGCGCTGACGGGCGTGACCAGCCGCAGCGGCGGCGCCCGGGATTCCGCCGAGCTGGGGACGCCGAAGCCGAACGGTCCTCAGGAAGCGGAGGTCCTGGCCGTGCTCGCCGACCCCCGCACGCAGGCCCCGACGGTGCTGTTGCAGGGCAAGCGGGACAAGCGCACCCTGATCATGACCATCGGGTTGGCGGAGGCCACGGGGATCGCGCTGCCGCTGCAGGGCGTGACGCCGCCGCGCCCGCTCACCCACGACCTGTTCCTGGCGCTCTTCGCCCGGCTCAAGGTCACCGTGAACCGCGTCGTGATCAACGACCTGCGCGATGACATCTACTACGCCACCATTCACCTCACCAGCGCCGCCGGCGAGATGGTGCTCGACTCCCGTCCGTCGGACGCGATCGCGCTGGCCATCCGCGCCGGGGCGCCGGTCCTCGTCGAGGATCGCGTCTTCGACAAGGCGGGAACTCTGCAGGCGCCCCGCCGACCCCACATCTGA
- a CDS encoding ATP-binding protein gives MTPLDTDDLQWALQRRLEDVFTKLGEKFGDLTGRVETAIRPGVSFDDVGGLQQAKAALRGFTTALTDPERYKDWGITPPKGVLLYGPPGTGKAMLARALAGASQAIFFRLRLFNLTSKFGANTGELLQEILRIAMGEGRAVFLMEEVDALSLDHLLPPPQAREASARLVAALCEKLDAIDPSARVLVVAATSRTDALDPALVAPGRLDHLVEVTLPDPAAQQEILDLMRIRTEKSAGRPLFEPLDYRTILPLMGGMSGADISEILGRTLEEKVHRAAKEGSAPLVTSADLLEAIDGYKRVRGVVEKIRYGQYL, from the coding sequence ATGACGCCGCTCGACACCGACGATCTCCAGTGGGCGCTCCAGCGGCGCCTCGAGGACGTGTTCACCAAGCTCGGCGAGAAATTCGGCGATCTCACCGGGCGCGTGGAGACCGCGATTCGTCCCGGCGTGTCGTTCGACGACGTGGGCGGGCTCCAGCAGGCCAAGGCCGCCCTGCGGGGCTTCACGACCGCCCTGACCGATCCCGAGCGTTACAAGGACTGGGGCATCACACCGCCCAAGGGCGTGCTGCTCTACGGGCCGCCGGGCACGGGGAAGGCGATGCTGGCGCGGGCGCTGGCCGGCGCCTCCCAGGCCATCTTCTTCCGGCTGAGGCTCTTCAACCTGACCTCGAAGTTCGGCGCGAACACCGGCGAGCTGCTCCAGGAGATTCTCCGGATCGCGATGGGAGAGGGGCGCGCGGTCTTCCTCATGGAGGAAGTGGACGCGCTGTCCCTGGACCACCTGCTGCCGCCACCGCAGGCGCGCGAGGCCAGCGCCCGGCTGGTCGCCGCCCTCTGCGAGAAGCTCGACGCCATCGACCCGTCGGCGCGGGTGCTGGTGGTGGCGGCGACGAGCCGCACCGACGCCCTCGATCCGGCGCTGGTGGCCCCCGGTCGCCTCGACCACCTCGTGGAGGTCACGCTGCCCGACCCCGCCGCCCAGCAGGAGATCCTGGACCTGATGCGAATCCGGACGGAAAAGAGCGCCGGGCGCCCGCTCTTCGAGCCGCTCGATTACCGCACCATCCTGCCGCTGATGGGCGGGATGAGTGGGGCGGACATCTCGGAGATCCTCGGCCGGACGCTGGAGGAGAAGGTGCACCGGGCCGCCAAAGAGGGGAGCGCGCCGCTGGTGACGTCCGCCGACCTGCTGGAGGCGATCGACGGGTACAAGCGCGTGCGCGGCGTGGTCGAGAAGATCCGCTACGGCCAGTACCTCTAA
- a CDS encoding ArsC/Spx/MgsR family protein gives MNVQVFGFHDCQETRKALRFFSERRIAVHVVDLQERPATRGELRRFQEKFGAAALINRESSRFRALGLHVSGDSPERMLERALTEPRLLRTPLVRSENRISLGHTPDEWKAWVEAEKVNS, from the coding sequence GTGAACGTCCAGGTCTTCGGGTTCCACGACTGCCAGGAAACCCGCAAGGCGCTGCGGTTCTTCTCCGAGCGGCGGATCGCCGTGCACGTCGTCGATCTCCAGGAGCGGCCGGCTACGCGGGGTGAGCTGCGCCGCTTTCAGGAGAAGTTCGGGGCCGCCGCGCTGATCAATCGCGAGAGCTCCCGCTTCCGCGCGCTCGGCCTGCACGTGAGCGGCGACTCGCCGGAGCGGATGCTGGAGCGTGCGCTGACCGAGCCGCGCCTGCTACGCACCCCGCTCGTTCGAAGTGAGAATCGCATCAGCCTCGGCCACACGCCGGACGAGTGGAAGGCGTGGGTCGAGGCGGAAAAGGTCAACAGCTAA
- a CDS encoding ACT domain-containing protein: MPKTTQLSLSLRSKPGVLANVARALADAGVNITGLCAGEAAGRGRIGILVNNAGKAKRALRAAKYRASEEPAFVVRLRNKPGRLARVAEKLARARINIRSAYATTTGRGGATIVFTVSNPAKARRLLGG, encoded by the coding sequence ATGCCGAAGACGACCCAGCTCTCGCTGTCTCTCCGGTCCAAGCCCGGCGTCCTCGCCAACGTCGCCCGCGCGCTGGCCGACGCCGGCGTCAACATCACCGGGCTCTGCGCCGGTGAGGCGGCGGGCCGCGGAAGGATCGGGATCCTGGTCAACAACGCGGGAAAGGCCAAGCGCGCCTTGCGGGCGGCCAAGTATCGCGCCAGCGAGGAGCCGGCCTTCGTCGTGAGGCTGCGGAACAAGCCAGGGAGACTGGCGCGCGTCGCCGAGAAGCTGGCGCGTGCGCGGATCAACATCCGGTCGGCCTACGCGACGACGACCGGCCGCGGGGGGGCCACCATCGTCTTCACCGTCTCCAACCCCGCGAAAGCCCGCCGCCTCCTCGGCGGCTAG
- a CDS encoding leucyl aminopeptidase gives MKVRVVATPLGEAEVDALIVGLRAEAKALPAGLAALDRRAQGQIKAVLDAEKFQAKAGQVTHVHTAGRLPSARVIPAPLVIIVGLGDGKDVTLEIVRRAAAAGTRRARDLGARTVAVDLLGERLPARQRAHAVVEGAILGTYTFDRYKREKTEKAVVELRVLAPDARASRDVGEGARSGEVFARATWFARDLVNAPANEVHPTQLAQVAGEVAKEGRLKLRVYDRAECEKMGMGAFLGVAAGSQQPPKFIHLTYAPPGRARKRVAVIGKGITFDSGGLDLKNAEGMLRMKDDMSGAAGVLGIMRALPQLKPPVEVHGLIAATENMPSGSAIRPGDILKAMNGTTIEVGNTDAEGRLTLADALCYANARVKPEEIIDLATLTGACVVALGPLCSGLFANDQGLADRLLAAAEQAGERVWQLPLIEEYREHLKSEVADLNNVGPRGGGAITAGLFLKEFAGTTPWAHLDIAGPAFSEKDLALAPKGGTGVAVRTILAYLTT, from the coding sequence ATGAAGGTCCGGGTGGTTGCCACGCCGCTGGGGGAGGCCGAGGTTGACGCGCTCATCGTCGGCCTTCGTGCGGAGGCCAAGGCCCTGCCGGCGGGGCTGGCCGCGCTCGACCGCCGCGCCCAGGGCCAGATCAAGGCGGTGCTCGACGCCGAGAAGTTCCAGGCCAAGGCGGGTCAGGTGACCCACGTGCACACCGCCGGCCGCCTGCCCTCGGCCCGCGTCATCCCAGCACCGCTAGTCATAATAGTCGGCCTCGGCGACGGCAAGGACGTGACGCTCGAGATCGTGCGCCGGGCGGCGGCGGCCGGGACGCGGCGCGCCCGAGACCTGGGAGCGCGGACGGTGGCGGTGGACCTGCTCGGGGAGCGGCTGCCGGCCCGTCAGCGGGCGCACGCCGTCGTCGAGGGGGCGATCCTCGGCACCTACACCTTCGACCGCTACAAGCGCGAGAAGACCGAGAAGGCCGTGGTGGAGCTGCGGGTGCTGGCGCCCGACGCCCGGGCGAGCCGTGACGTCGGCGAGGGCGCGCGCAGCGGTGAGGTCTTCGCGCGGGCGACGTGGTTCGCGCGCGACCTCGTCAACGCGCCCGCCAACGAGGTGCATCCCACCCAGCTGGCCCAGGTCGCCGGCGAGGTCGCCAAGGAGGGCCGGCTCAAGCTCCGCGTCTATGACCGCGCCGAGTGCGAGAAGATGGGCATGGGCGCCTTCCTGGGCGTCGCCGCGGGCAGCCAGCAGCCGCCGAAGTTCATCCACCTCACCTACGCGCCGCCCGGGCGCGCGCGCAAGCGCGTGGCCGTCATCGGCAAGGGCATCACGTTCGACTCCGGGGGACTCGACCTCAAGAACGCCGAGGGCATGCTGCGGATGAAGGACGACATGTCGGGCGCCGCCGGCGTCCTGGGGATCATGCGCGCGCTGCCCCAGCTCAAGCCGCCGGTCGAGGTGCACGGGCTCATCGCCGCCACCGAGAACATGCCCTCGGGCTCGGCGATCCGGCCGGGCGATATCTTGAAAGCGATGAACGGAACGACCATCGAGGTGGGCAACACCGACGCCGAGGGACGCCTGACGCTGGCCGACGCGCTCTGCTACGCGAACGCCCGCGTCAAGCCCGAGGAGATCATCGACCTGGCCACGCTCACCGGCGCCTGCGTGGTGGCGCTGGGACCGCTCTGCTCCGGGCTCTTCGCCAACGACCAGGGCCTGGCCGATCGCCTGCTGGCCGCCGCCGAGCAGGCGGGCGAGCGCGTGTGGCAGCTGCCGCTCATCGAGGAGTACCGCGAGCACCTCAAGAGCGAGGTGGCCGATCTCAACAACGTCGGCCCGCGGGGAGGCGGCGCGATCACCGCGGGGCTCTTCCTCAAGGAGTTCGCGGGCACCACGCCGTGGGCCCACCTGGACATCGCGGGCCCGGCCTTCAGCGAAAAGGACCTCGCCCTGGCCCCCAAAGGCGGGACCGGAGTGGCGGTGAGGACCATCCTGGCGTACCTCACGACATGA
- a CDS encoding biotin/lipoate A/B protein ligase family protein, with product MSERAWRLLVTEATDGATNMAIDEALWRGRQAEASPPTVRFFAWEPPTVSLGYGQRLDAAVDVAACRRLGVGLVRRPTGGSAIYHDGPERELTYSVVASNDDLGISADLLETYRWIARALLRGLQALGAPAAIVPVTGSSGLASPAFCFARTGRYEIEIGGRKLVGSAQRRQGGCFLQHGSVLLGVDELRLRAVFPTTQDPLATLTTLEAALGQRPKFDDVAAALTTAFEEEHGLTLRPGGLTPEETARAEALARKKYASEAWLAGAA from the coding sequence GTGAGTGAGCGCGCCTGGCGATTGCTCGTCACAGAAGCGACGGACGGCGCCACCAACATGGCCATCGACGAGGCGCTGTGGCGGGGCCGCCAGGCGGAAGCGTCCCCGCCCACGGTCCGGTTCTTCGCCTGGGAGCCGCCGACCGTCTCCCTCGGCTACGGCCAGCGGCTCGACGCCGCCGTCGACGTCGCCGCCTGCCGGCGCCTGGGCGTCGGCCTGGTCCGGCGCCCCACGGGTGGCAGCGCGATCTACCACGACGGCCCCGAGCGCGAGCTGACCTACAGCGTCGTCGCCTCCAACGACGATCTGGGGATCTCCGCAGACCTCCTCGAGACGTACCGGTGGATCGCCCGGGCCCTCTTGCGCGGGCTCCAAGCCCTCGGCGCGCCGGCCGCGATCGTTCCCGTCACCGGGTCGAGCGGGCTCGCAAGCCCGGCGTTCTGCTTCGCGCGCACCGGCCGTTACGAGATCGAGATCGGCGGGCGCAAGCTCGTGGGCAGCGCCCAGCGGCGTCAGGGCGGCTGCTTCCTGCAGCATGGCTCGGTCCTGCTCGGCGTCGACGAGCTGCGGCTCCGCGCGGTCTTCCCCACCACGCAAGACCCGCTGGCAACCCTGACGACGCTCGAGGCGGCCCTGGGTCAGCGGCCGAAGTTCGACGACGTCGCCGCGGCGCTGACCACCGCGTTCGAGGAGGAGCACGGGCTCACGCTCCGCCCGGGCGGGCTCACGCCCGAGGAGACGGCGCGCGCCGAGGCGCTCGCCAGGAAGAAGTACGCCAGCGAGGCGTGGCTCGCCGGCGCCGCCTGA